A region of the Silene latifolia isolate original U9 population chromosome 9, ASM4854445v1, whole genome shotgun sequence genome:
ACAACGTACTCATATTGCTTCATGCTTTGCTAAATATACCAAAATAAAACAATGCACACACACACACTATGCTTCGCCAAATATTCAAATTGCTGTAAGCAAACTAGTTGCAAACATCCGCGACCATTTCCCTGGAACAGATAGTTGTAGTACAACCAGTGTATGAAACAATCCGTCCAGAGGAATGCTACCAATCTTCTCTTTCCATCCTTCTCCGAGTTTCTACTCTCACAACTGATTAAAATAATATTTAGTTTTATTGGGATAATGTCAACTAATAAGAGACTGAAATATATGTTTGTTTAATGGTATATTAGAGGAGACGGTAGAAAAGAAGATCCAAAAGAGGAGGCCGGTAGCATTCCTCCTCCATCATGGCGCCGTTTTCTTCACTTATCAAAACATGCgaacaaaattttgaaaattgtgaaaataaatgaagaaatgGGAAGAATAATAAATGCAACCATTAATGATTCTAAGGTTATTGAAATGAAGATATTTTGATTGAAGccaaatgaaacaaaaaaaatacaataCGAATTATACGATTCATAAAATTTGATTTCAATTTActaattaaaaaaattgaaaaatgcaaaaGTAAGACTTACTTGAAAAACTAAACAAGTTAAACTCCATAACTTGGACATCAGATTCCCTAAACTTTGTTCGGCTTTTGGCAGGGAGTTTACATTACCCGCAAGAATCATAGCAGTACAGGAGCGCGCTTATTAGGCTCCGGGTCTTGCGACCAAACCTGTTTCGACCCGTTTGACTTCAAAAATGAGCATTCTCCACATCTTCAGCACAAACATTTCCGCTTCCTCGTCTAATATTTGCTGAAGCAAATCCAGCATTTTCTCGGCTTTAACATGTTCTCGTAATTTATCAACTATGAACTCCACCAATGTGGTTTCTTCCTCCCCCAAGAACTCCGTAATTTTCTTGGAAATCCAGGGTCTCATTCTCTCATGCAGCCGATTCTGAAAGTGTATCAATCAAAACTCATTATTTTTATCTGGATTATGCTTCTAAGAACAAATTCGGGCACCTATTTTCTAGTGGAACAAAAATCATGCTCACTTTAAAAGAAGTAAACTTACCTCGTCATACACGGTCCAGTTGATGTCATAAGAGAATAAGTCATCTTTTGTTTTGGGGATCATATCGATCAATTGTTTTGCATCCAAAATCCTAGGAGCTCGAGGAGCATCATCAGCATCACGGTCACGGTCACGGTCCCGATCTCGCTCACGATGGCCTGACCTATCATGAGAACGCCGACTTCTTTCCTTTTCTACATCAGACTTGGTTTCTTTAGGATTGGCACGCTTGCCAGATTCGGAAGCTGGTGCTTGCCCCTCATCATTTGTGTTCGCAGCTTGTGTATCAGCCTCAGTTGAGTAATCAATTGGGACCAAAGGCCTCATTTTCTTGTCCTTCTGTGCATCCTCGTCCTCTTCTTCGTGGAAAACAGATGGTACAGTTGTTCGCTTCCCAGACTGCACTATACCAAATCCTAGCTTTTTAGTCGGGGCATTACTACCTCCCTTCATATCAACGGCTGAATCAGATGTCGTCATTGGCTCTTCAGTTGTACCATTTTCTAGAACGACATCACCTGTCACAAGAAAGAGAGAACATAAACACCACCAAGTGAAGGAATTTAACATTTGTCTGGATACAACTTGAAAAGAATTTTGACTTGACATATATGAAAAATGAATCCATTCATTTCCTTCCCTATTGTGCCCTCCAAAACTCCAACCCAGTTTTACTATAAAAACAAGGGAATCGGCTCGTACATTTCCCACCCCTTCCTTTTTATCGAAACCTGGCCTAACCCTTTGTTTGGATACACACTGAGGGGAaaagaggaggaggagaaggcaaGGAAAGGGGAGGTTAACCATTTTCATTAAAACCTTTGTTGTATAAGAAAGATTTTAGCTTCGCCTACAGGGAAAAAACCCCTTTGCTACTTCTTTAACAGAAAACAAGCCCGTCCAACTCCCCCCATCCTCCATCCAAATTCCAAACTAGACCTTAACAAACAAATAAAGATAAACTTACCAGCATTACTAGCAATAGCAGGATCAACAAGCTGAGGCTGATCCTCTTCCATATCATCTTTAGTTTCATCTGGAACAGCTTCTACCAACATAGGTGTCGCCTCATCTCCATTGGCCACAGGAACAGAAGGTGGCTCCAATGCTCGTTTCTCTTCTTCCATCTGCTGCTCGGCCTGCTCCTCCTCAGCTCTTTTCTTGGCCTCagcaatttcttcttcttctttaagTTTGTCTGccaaatcttcttctttttccCTTCGTCGCCGCCTCCTTTTCTCCTCTATTTCGGATTTACGTCTCCTCTTTCTGGAATCATCATCACTTTCATCCTCTTGATCCTCAATCAACCGCCTACGTTCACGTTCTCGTTCTTTCTCTTTCTCCCTCTCGTATTTACGTTTGTATTCTCTATCTTTTTCTCTAGTCTCCCATTCCTTAACTCGTTCCTTGTAAAACCGCTCAGCCTTTTGAACTTCGATCTCTCTGTCTCTTTCTCTTCTTTGTCGGTCTCGTTCACGCTCTCTTTCTAATCTATCAAGCTCTCTCTCCTTATCTCGCCTATCACGGTCTCTTTCTCTATCTCTGCCTCGATTCTCATTCCTTCTCCTATCAGGTGAAACTGTTCCAGCTCTTGCAGATTTGGCCTCACTTGTCGTTTCATCCTCATTCTTTACATCTACAGTTATGTTGAATAGGTGAGAATAGTTGAGAGATGCTAAACATAGACATACGAGAGAAAACTAACACAATATATTATATTAGTAAAATCTATTTCAGAACTAACCATTTTTGACAGTGTCGATATCTGAATCTTTGTCCCCTGATTTTGAAGGCACTTCCATGTTGGAGTTACCTGTAGCTTCGGGCACTCTTGGAGGCGGTGGAGGTAGAGGCTTATTTTTAATGCGTTCTTCTATCATGTTTGTGAGCTTCTCTGAAGCCTCTTGGTCAGTATTACGGTCCTCATCAGTGACCAGGCCTAAGGTGGCCAtatctttttctttgttttcagTTTCTTCGGCTTCTTTAGTTGGCTCTTCTTCAGCAGGTTTCTCGGATTCTTTTTTATCTTCACCTTCATCCTTTTGAACTTCTGATGCACTTTCCCCCTCTTTCTTGGCTTCTTCTGCAGCAATCtcattttgcttcttcaattcctcTTTCTTTTTCGTGACATAACGCTCCAAATAATCTCTTGTTGCTTGATTAACATTCAACTACACAAACGAGAATTCACATGGAAAATCAGCAACCACAGCAACAAAGACCGTAAAGATCTAACAGCACTAAATGGGTACCTAGCACCTAATGGCCGTAAAATGGTCACACTCACTACCAATGTACAAAGAGTCTGTAAAACGCACAAAAAGTCGACTGACTGATAAAAATAAGAGCAACTCTTAATAAGGTCACTACCAATGCACATTCACAAATGgtgtatatatttatttattgtgCAAAAAGTGAGGACATAGACTAACATCCAAAAATAAAAGAGCCTACACATTTGGACGGTGTTTATATTACATCCCAGCCGGATACATAACATATGGGACTACCTAGTACCGTGACCATGACCGGCATTGACCGCAACTACGGCTGCATTTTTTGTCCCATTATATACTTACTATGAAACATGTTGGTTAAAGAGTTCAGGAGAGTGTTGCAATTTTCGCTGCTGCTGCTTGAATAGTATGCAACATTGTGAACAACTCAGTAAAATGTAACTCCCCAATGATAGAACATTCATTATCATTAGATCAGCGCCTATAGAGTCTCCCGCTCAAAGCGAACGTATTCAAAAAGCATCTACGACTTTAGCGATAAAAGCGCCCAGTGTCAAGGCATATTGATTTAATTGTATCACAAATCACAAATCCAAAAGAATGACGGACTCAGAAAAACCATAAATTTCAAAATCAGTGTAGTTGTAGAATTTTGTGTGTTATAAGAAAATTGCATGCACATGACAAATAGACAGCCCACGCATTCACGCAACCTTTTTAGGCTTCTATAATACTTCAATTACCAAGGACAACCTTCAGATTCATTATATACTGAAACAACCCATACAAGTAGCGATAAACATCTACAAGGCACCTAGTCAAGCAAGAAAATCTACCAAAATAACGTATATTGAAATCTGAATAAGCTAGATACAGTTCTATGGTCCTCGGGCTACTGGTGAGCCTATTTTAGTTCGGCATGTAAGATTAGTAAAACAAAAATGAGCACAAATAAAATTGCCAATAACAGAAATTATACTTGAACTTTTGTGTACGACGGCTATGACCTATACAAGGCAGAAATTcatttaattatgttatgtaccAGAGGAAAACATACCACTAGTTCTTCCCCATCAACACTGCGTTTACTAAGCAAGCGTAAAGCACGAAGAACCCCCTCAGCAGATTCAAATTCGCAAAAACCGAATTTTTTAGGTGTACCATCAGACGGATCTTGTGCACGTTTCCAGCTTTTTATTGGTCCACATAGCTGAGCAGGAAAAAAAACAACGTATCAGCAGAGACGTTCAAGACTTTTAACTTGAAAAGAAGAGGAAGAGAGGAAAAGGAATACTATCTCCCACCCAAATCTTTTGTCCCCATTAAACTTTGGTGGTCAACCATTGTAAACTTCGGCTACTAATTTCTTCAAATATATTTAAAATTTGACAAGTTTGATTTAATAAAACAACTATGTTCATATGATTAAAAAGTTTTAAGACTTGTAAGACAACATCGTTTGACCACCACAAATCAACGAGGAGAATAATAGGAATGAAGGGGCTATAAGACTCCACAAAAATACGAACAAATACACTCATGCTTCGAACTTACTTCCAAGAGGGAACGAATAAAGTCATTCTCTACAGACGGAGCTATCTTCCCAACATAAACAGTTGTTTGAGGTTTCTCCACTGGGATAATGATTGGGATAATTGGCCTGATGATGGCAGGAGGCCTGATTATTAAAGGTGGTCGAGGGAACGGGGAAACCAAGCCTGGTACACCTCCTGGTCCTGGGCGTGGAAGAAACGCAGGCCGAGCAATAGGTGGAAAAGGATAGCGAACGGCTCCTGCATTATCACAAAGCAACATCTATGCAAACATATCAGAAATGGTTCATAAATAATTAAAAGGACAAATAGTTGTAGCTCATATCATTTTTAACAAGGGAacatggcaaaaaaaaaaactttagaaGCGTTGTTACCAAACATGACAAGCATAATGTCAGCAAATCAGGGCAACTAAGACCAGCTGAGTATACCTGATGAAGAATAAGCAACATAATACAAGGTCTATTATCAACAAGTAATCAAGTATGCTCACCTTGAATATCCAGCTGCAGAAGCAATAGCCTTAACAAGATTCCATGCATTCACTAAAAAAATTTCTAACAAGTATAAAGAAAATTTCACCACCCCAATACACCGAGAAATATTGATAGCATAGAAAATCCATTGTTGTGAATGTAAACTGTATTTACCGAATATGAATTGCAGAAAATAACAAAAAGCACAGACTGAGGAACAAACTGGGATGTAAAAGCAAGGTGGCAAATGAAGGGATAATGATACCTCGCCATACAAGGGCGCCAAAGAACTCGGTTGGCCTTATGATCTGCTGCAACCAACTCAAGGACCCAACAAGGAAAGAAATGCTTAAACTATCACACATTCCCTACTGAATCGACATGACAGCACAgccattataaatcacaataatggAGCAGTGGAATACTGCTGGATTTAGCAATCTGAAACGTAgtcttaaaataagattttgtTGATATAGTCTCTAAACTTACAAATGTAAACTGACAAGTAAGCTCTGGATATGTGCGCATACCAAACAGGAGTTGGAGTAGTCTCTAAACAATTGCAATAGGATGCCTTCACACCATTTTCACCGAATTCAATCAAGACACTGTAGGAGAAAACACCCCATTAAGTGTTACCCCGTTATCTAGTCAATATCAACTTTTTCAGTATTTTTCTCCCATCTTCCATCAACCAAACTCTTCCCAGACATGAGCTACAGAATCTTAACTAAACTTAAATGTTAGCTTTATGTTTTATGTTTTTCGAAAGTTACCTCATCTCTGAGTATTTGGAGACATACATTACAAGACACTCATCGTATTCGGTCATATGTCCTACATTTTATGGTAGCTCACGCCCGGTCACCGGTGATATAAATTAATATTCTATCAACTGAAACTGATGCAAGAATAGTGTGCGAAAAACACCATCCAATAACTAATCACAACAGTAAACATGGTTACCAAAAATAGAAGCCAACCTCACTTTGGATCCCACAAAAGCGGAAGCTTTTATAATGGAACCACCCAGtttgaaaccctcattaacagaGCATATAGATTTCCCTACAACTTAACTCCCCATTTTTTATGCACGGGATTCCCTATAGAAATGAGGATGCAGGGAAATGTTTTTAAAACACAAACTTAATTATATTAGGATTTTGGTTTGTTAGTATAAGCAGACATCTCAAACATAAGACTTTAATCGTCAAACACCATACAATAAGCTTATTGTATAATACGAGCCTCCATAACTATCTGCCTATCTCTATCCAAGTGTTGGACACGCGATACGACAGGCAACCAAAGTGAAGTGTCGTCGTGTCCGAGTAACAAAGCAAATCACTAGACTCGATCATAAAGCATTCTCATAAAGAAAGATTTGAATTTCCTAATATGGACCTACACTAGGTCGACGTGTCAAATGAATGGCAAGTCACATGTCCAAATAATATATGTTCGAAAAGCATTTGTTATCTATCCCAATATAAAAAACCTATGTAGAAGTGAAAATaaacccttttgtttttcatttttccttttctattttttttcacattttgaggtgtgcgttcatcCATAAacagttctaaaggatgattcatgtcggccaaccgcaaatcattttgggattaaggctttgATGTTGTTGTAGAAGTGAAAATAAAGTCAACATATGACTTCAACTCATCCAAACCCTACTCATTCGAAGAAAGGTCATTCGACGACAAATGAAGGAATTGAATCTTAACAGAGCATAACCACACCATATATCGAGTCAAAACACGACCTTGGCACCATTACTGTGTTGAAAATTGAAACCCTACAACTAACTTTATCTAATCCAAAACCTTCCAAGAAACCGACAAGAAGCGAATACAAATCCATAATAAAGACAGGCAGATGGACTGCAAACAGAGGGAAAGGGAATAAGGCATGAATTCCTAGTAAAATGACTTCAATTATCATTCGCACCACAATTACGCCTCCAAACGGCCTAAATCCCAATGCTTTTAGGTATCGAAAATCAGCATTATATACTAACAGATCCGGCATCACATGAAAACAGCAAACATCCACTACCAAACTAACAATCAAGCATAAACAATCATCAAACAATAGAATATAAATATACAATaccaaaatataattaaaaagaaaaaaaatgataaaagagAGTGAAAGAGAGAACCCACCGTTAGGAGGCATAGTACCGGGAGGCATATAACCATTAGGCATCGGCATATAAGGCGGTGGCGGTCGCATCACCTGTTGCTGCCCCGGGTAAACTAACTGCTGTGGCTGCCCGGGATATCCaggttgttgtaattgttgttgctGCGGCGGCTGCCCAGGATATccttgttgctgttgttgttgctgttgcggGGGCTGCCCCGGGTagccttgttgttgttgttgcgggGGCTGCCCGGGGTATCCTTGTTGTTGTGGAGGCTGCCCCGGGTATccttgttgttgcggtggtggtTGCCCCGGGTATCCAGACTGTTGGGGCGGGGGCTGCCCGGGGTATCCGGGTAGTTGTTGAGGGGGTTGACCGGGATTGACGCCGGGAGGAGGGAGAGGAGTGAATTGAGGGGCGGGACGGAAAGATGGGGCGGCGGCGAAAGGGTTTATTGGAATTGGCTGCGgttgttgttgcggtggtggttgggtttgtggtggtggtgtggaattagggttagggtttagggggGATTGTAGTTGAGGAGGAGGGGGAGGGGGAGTGGAGGAAGGAGGGGGTTGGTCGGCGGCGGTAGGAAGAGAGGTGGGATTGACGGGTTGGGGATCTGGTGGTGGAGGAGTGACCGGAGTTGGTGAAGGTGATGCCATCTTTATCTTTCTCTCTTGTGTTGTTGGAGGGAGAGAAGAAGAGAATAAGAGGATTTAGGAAGAACAAGAAGAGCGAGATGTGTTTTGGTTTTTTAATGGGGCTGGTCTGGTGGTTTTAAGGTTATTATCAAGGGATTTTTCGGCGGTGGACGTAATTCTTGTTTCGGACTAGGTGACTACTGACTAGCTGATGATGCGATTTGGTGTATGAAACTcgaatcacaaaatctcattaaaaACGGGCAcaatccgtcacaagctgaagatggATAGTGTTCCTCTCATTATATGCAAATGACACTATTTATGGGGTGCTCCATTTtcccccacttgccctcccacttgccttATTATGAGaagggcactatccgtcttcagcttgtgacggatagtgcccgtcacaagcaagaccaaCTGAACTCGAATTTACTCTACAGTCTACACGTTACTTTTTTGGTAAGTCTCTTAGGTGACGTTTCACAAGCTCTCTCAATTGCTTTTCCACCTGTTCTCCCACTTGTATTATGTGAAAGGTCACAAATATGTGACGAAaagtccgtcacaaatgagaatttatgtTACTTTTTAGTAATTTCTTCCCATACTATTTTTAAATGCTGAGAGAAAATTACTAGACTACATGATTATATACTTCAAAATTCGTCTCTACTATTCGGTATTACTTCAAAAAAAAACTTAAGATCTACAGTAATATTAAAGTTGACAAGTTTTATCATAAGACCGTCTTTGTATGAAATGTTggaaagtaacaatattatattCTCACCGAGCTACCATAGAATGTGTAACTACAGATTTAAAACTAGACGATTTATGAGGTAACAATGATGGTCAACCTTGTGGACTTGTGGTCCCACGTTGCTAGTAGTGTCTTCAGTTTCTTGCCCAGAAAATAAGCGCACAAATGCAAAGAATTGAACAACACAACATTAAGAGATCCAATAACCGAAAATTCTCAAGAAAGATCAGAGTAAAGATCACTGAGTTTACAGAAGAATTCATACACCAGCAGGCAGCAGCTAGTTTCAATATCAGCACCTTAATTGTTGTGTAAATTGCCAGCACTTAAAGAAGCAAAATTTGGCAGTTAAGCCACCAATGAAAAGCGCAGGCTGTTATGATTTACAAGTACGTAACTTGCGTGCAAAATGGTTTAGCCATCTCCTGAATACGTTGGTCAGGGTATCACAGTATGAGCTACAAAATATGTGCGTACATCTTAAGGTAGGTCAGCCATGTACAGTTGCAATCCTTTGTACAAGTCGACGATGATTATGGATCACTGTATTTCATCATTTTCTGTCGCTTGTTCTTCTCTGGTGTTGCATGTACCTGAACCTTCTTCCAGAACTCCTTTTCCTGAAAATTCTCAAATGCTTTCGAGACCGCCGACACCTGCACATATGATACCAAATATACAATTAGTACCCCAAGAGACATTACTCGTCCTAGTATAGTGCCAGACCAACCAAATGCGACTAAATCCTCACCCACATATTCACTAGCCCGATAAAAATAACCATTTCATCTCAGTCAATCTCATTATATATATGTGATTATTTTAATACATCATTGATTCATTGGTAGTATCATAGAAAGTGGCAAAGAGAGCGAGTAAGATCATTTGATTCACACACCAGTTCAGGCTTCTTAGCATACACTCGTACTATCCTGTCCTGACAGCATCCAGGCAGCAGGTGGCTGATGCGATCATCCTCTATAGCTTCGCTTACAGTGCTGTCATAGTTCTGCCATACAATAAAAAGAGTGCTAGATGATTTGAACATGCCCAATACTTTCGAAAACTGAACAAAATGGATAAAAAATTATATGCTCACTGACAGATAAATGTACTAGGACACAGTATCTCCTGACACTTAAAAGTTGAAAGTAAACTTTTTTGTACATTTTATCCAAATTTTGTCTAATGATGGCTTTAATATTTTTAATGGGGGATCGGAAAGGCGAATGGTCCGCCACTAGTTTCTAAAGCTAGTAAGTTGTTCCGTATAACAACTCGTATTAGAATTTTGCAATCTCAATAGCTCATGGTCAAATCACATATTCACATGTCAGGTATCATACTGGCAAATGACCATGCTTTTACAAAAATCGTGTGAAAAGGTAGTTTAAACTTTAAGGTTCATTAATGATGTCAACTGAAAATTAAAGGCCGAAGTAGAAGACAGGTACATTCCAATATATTCAGTATAATCAGATTAGCTAAATACTAAGGAATTGAATATTCATACCTGAAAGAATCGGATGCTGCATAGGCAAAAACAGAAGACATAAGTATCCATACAAACAGGTTCATACATAGGCAACTGTTAAGACAAACACGGGCATTATCTGACGACCAGTAACATACTGTTAAATGCGATCAGATATACGTCGTACCTTTTGAGAGGGTTATTCCTCCCTTGTGTGAGATCAATCTTGATATTGCTCACAGCTATGTCTTCTTCATTCAGAGAAATTCCACCAGAATCCTAACCACAAACTATTAGAACACACAAAATTATTATATCAGAGTAACAGTAAAGGCTTCCTCTAAGTACCTGAGAGCAAATGATCTGTTGAGGAGTCACGTTCTTGAAGTGTTCAAGTCGCTCTTTTGGGACAGTAAACTCATTGCAAAACTATATGAAGGAAACAGAAGCACTGTTAGACAACTACAAGATCACCTAACATAAGACAAATGTTCATCAGAAACATCACCTGATATAGATCTCTTCTTCTGATTCGTAGAATCAAATCTCTAGCTTCTTTGAGCTCAGGGTGAGCATCAGTTTCAATCCTCTTCAGAATAGTGTCATCCAGCTAGGAATATGAAGTGGCAAACTTAATCAGAATTTTGGGTCCAAAATTATACAAAGGGGACGATAAACGCTCTTGCTAATGTTAAGATCATAGTACCTTCCAGAATTCTGCAGGATCATTAACCGCTGAAGAAATTTGAAGATGATTATTTGCTTTCAACAATGCATCAACAACCATGAGCTCTATTGCCTGAAATGTTTTCCAATGTAGTATTGAAGTAATCGAATTTTGTCAACGTCACACTATACTATTTTAAGTAGTATTGAAGTGGTGGAAAAATTACAGTAAAAACTAGAAAAAATTAGGCAAGAGATTCAAGCGTTAATAATCAATCACCTTTACTTTTGCATGTGTGTAGACAGTTCGATGGAGATCAGCACGGCTAAGAAACAGCTTGTGTATTGTAAGATCTGGCACATTTGGGAAATAACAACTTGAGTATAAAATTACAAGGACTGCAGACTCCGAACATTATTTAATTTAACTCATACTAACATTCTTTGGTACGGTAACAGATCTCATCATCCATGACTCGTACTGTTTGCAGTAACCTGCAAGTGAGGGGAGACAGCATTCAATGTCGGGAGTCAGGACATTTTCCACTAAAGTGGGTATTTGATTTTTATATGTCAGGACTAACATCTTACCATTTGCAATAGACCAAAGAATCGCTAACTTTGGAGTACAATTGGGGCGGGGGAGTAAAATGACTCTAAGTTGGGTGCCGCTTCTTAGTCTGTACTCTGTAAATCAACCAACTCTGGAAGATATCTCTATTATGGGTCATTTGGAAATAACCTTAAGTCTCAATATACGTTTAGCACCACCCCCTCTTCCATCCTACCATTGGCACGAGCCTTTAAGTCATTGGAGTAGTTGTTGTTGACATCTATAATGACTAAGGCCTTTGAATTATGACGCTCC
Encoded here:
- the LOC141598613 gene encoding RNA-binding motif protein 25 isoform X1, encoding MASPSPTPVTPPPPDPQPVNPTSLPTAADQPPPSSTPPPPPPQLQSPLNPNPNSTPPPQTQPPPQQQPQPIPINPFAAAPSFRPAPQFTPLPPPGVNPGQPPQQLPGYPGQPPPQQSGYPGQPPPQQQGYPGQPPQQQGYPGQPPQQQQQGYPGQPPQQQQQQQQGYPGQPPQQQQLQQPGYPGQPQQLVYPGQQQVMRPPPPYMPMPNGYMPPGTMPPNGAVRYPFPPIARPAFLPRPGPGGVPGLVSPFPRPPLIIRPPAIIRPIIPIIIPVEKPQTTVYVGKIAPSVENDFIRSLLELCGPIKSWKRAQDPSDGTPKKFGFCEFESAEGVLRALRLLSKRSVDGEELVLNVNQATRDYLERYVTKKKEELKKQNEIAAEEAKKEGESASEVQKDEGEDKKESEKPAEEEPTKEAEETENKEKDMATLGLVTDEDRNTDQEASEKLTNMIEERIKNKPLPPPPPRVPEATGNSNMEVPSKSGDKDSDIDTVKNDVKNEDETTSEAKSARAGTVSPDRRRNENRGRDRERDRDRRDKERELDRLERERERDRQRRERDREIEVQKAERFYKERVKEWETREKDREYKRKYEREKEKERERERRRLIEDQEDESDDDSRKRRRKSEIEEKRRRRRREKEEDLADKLKEEEEIAEAKKRAEEEQAEQQMEEEKRALEPPSVPVANGDEATPMLVEAVPDETKDDMEEDQPQLVDPAIASNAGDVVLENGTTEEPMTTSDSAVDMKGGSNAPTKKLGFGIVQSGKRTTVPSVFHEEEDEDAQKDKKMRPLVPIDYSTEADTQAANTNDEGQAPASESGKRANPKETKSDVEKERSRRSHDRSGHRERDRDRDRDRDADDAPRAPRILDAKQLIDMIPKTKDDLFSYDINWTVYDENRLHERMRPWISKKITEFLGEEETTLVEFIVDKLREHVKAEKMLDLLQQILDEEAEMFVLKMWRMLIFEVKRVETGLVARPGA
- the LOC141598613 gene encoding RNA-binding motif protein 25 isoform X2, which translates into the protein MCDSLSISFLVGSLSWLQQIIRPTEFFGALVWRGAVRYPFPPIARPAFLPRPGPGGVPGLVSPFPRPPLIIRPPAIIRPIIPIIIPVEKPQTTVYVGKIAPSVENDFIRSLLELCGPIKSWKRAQDPSDGTPKKFGFCEFESAEGVLRALRLLSKRSVDGEELVLNVNQATRDYLERYVTKKKEELKKQNEIAAEEAKKEGESASEVQKDEGEDKKESEKPAEEEPTKEAEETENKEKDMATLGLVTDEDRNTDQEASEKLTNMIEERIKNKPLPPPPPRVPEATGNSNMEVPSKSGDKDSDIDTVKNDVKNEDETTSEAKSARAGTVSPDRRRNENRGRDRERDRDRRDKERELDRLERERERDRQRRERDREIEVQKAERFYKERVKEWETREKDREYKRKYEREKEKERERERRRLIEDQEDESDDDSRKRRRKSEIEEKRRRRRREKEEDLADKLKEEEEIAEAKKRAEEEQAEQQMEEEKRALEPPSVPVANGDEATPMLVEAVPDETKDDMEEDQPQLVDPAIASNAGDVVLENGTTEEPMTTSDSAVDMKGGSNAPTKKLGFGIVQSGKRTTVPSVFHEEEDEDAQKDKKMRPLVPIDYSTEADTQAANTNDEGQAPASESGKRANPKETKSDVEKERSRRSHDRSGHRERDRDRDRDRDADDAPRAPRILDAKQLIDMIPKTKDDLFSYDINWTVYDENRLHERMRPWISKKITEFLGEEETTLVEFIVDKLREHVKAEKMLDLLQQILDEEAEMFVLKMWRMLIFEVKRVETGLVARPGA
- the LOC141598617 gene encoding uncharacterized protein LOC141598617 isoform X1 — translated: MGDGAMSISETRGFADFRLSSKLVKDNVHGFIPLDQLALQFIDTEQFQRLRELKQLGVTHMVYPGAVHSRFEHSLGVYHLAEEMVKQLKRYQGPELDIDVFDVQTVKLAGLLHDVGHGPFSHMFESGFLPKVLQGSSEWSHEDMSIRLIDYIVDEHHIEIDDSMQKKVKEMVVASTAHASRDSLKEKRFLYDIVANGRNGIDVDKFDYIVRDSRACGLGCSFQFERLLQTVRVMDDEICYRTKEYLTIHKLFLSRADLHRTVYTHAKVKAIELMVVDALLKANNHLQISSAVNDPAEFWKLDDTILKRIETDAHPELKEARDLILRIRRRDLYQFCNEFTVPKERLEHFKNVTPQQIICSQDSGGISLNEEDIAVSNIKIDLTQGRNNPLKSIRFFQNYDSTVSEAIEDDRISHLLPGCCQDRIVRVYAKKPELVSAVSKAFENFQEKEFWKKVQVHATPEKNKRQKMMKYSDP